Proteins from a genomic interval of Cygnus olor isolate bCygOlo1 chromosome 9, bCygOlo1.pri.v2, whole genome shotgun sequence:
- the GPR87 gene encoding G-protein coupled receptor 87 has translation MGYNLSYGKLPAPIDDHLSQDDNTSSNHTTGFLGNSTQNEFTTIVLPVLYLVIFLASILLNGLAVWIFFHIRNKTSFIFYLKNIVVADLLMTLTFPFKIIQDSQLGPWHFNSFLCRYTTVLFYANMYTTIVFLGLISIDRYLKVVKPFGDSRMYSITFTKILSACVWVVMAFLALPNLILTNGYPTKKNIDDCIKLKSPLGVKWHTAVIYINTCMFVVVLIVLIGCYIAISRYIYKSSKQFISSSSRKRKHNQSIRVVVAVFFTCFLPYHLCRIPFTFSHLDKLLDDSAHKILYYCKEMTLFLSACNVCLDPIIYFFMCRSFSRRLFRKSNMRTRSESIRSLQSVRRSEVRIYHEYTDV, from the exons ATGGGGTACAATTTGTCCTATGGAAAACTGCCAG CTCCTATAGATGACCATCTGAGCCAAGACGACAATACCTCATCGAATCACACAACAGGCTTCCTTGGGAACTCCACGCAGAACGAATTCACGACCATTGTTCTGCCTGTGCTTTACCTCGTCATTTTCTTGGCAAGCATCCTGCTGAACGGCCTAGCAGTATGGATTTTCTTCcacatcagaaataaaacaagttttatattttacctCAAAAACATCGTGGTTGCAGACCTCCTTATGACACTGACGTTCCCATTTAAGATAATTCAGGACTCCCAGCTGGGACCATGGCACTTCAACTCGTTCCTATGCCGATACACCACGGTTTTATTTTACGCCAACATGTACACCACAATTGTGTTCCTCGGACTCATCAGTATTGACAGGTATCTGAAAGTAGTGAAGCCCTTTGGAGACTCCAGGATGTACAGCATCACCTTCACTAAGATCTTATCTGCCTGTGTGTGGGTAGTTATGGCTTTCCTAGCTTTGCCAAATCTGATTCTTACAAATGGCTACCCGACCAAGAAAAACATAGATGACTGCATAAAACTTAAATCACCCCTGGGAGTCAAATGGCATACAGCTGTCATTTACATCAATACCTGCATGTTTGTAGTGGTCCTGATAGTACTAATAGGATGTTATATTGCAATCTCCAGGTACATTTATAAATCAAGCAAGCAATTCATTAGCTCATCAAGCAGAAAGCGAAAGCATAATCAAAGTATAAGGGTTGTAGTGGctgtatttttcacttgttttctgcCGTACCATTTGTGCAGAATACCCTTTACTTTTAGTCATCTAGACAAGCTGCTAGATGACTCTGCACATAAAATCTTGTATTATTGTAAGGAAATGACGCTGTTCCTCTCTGCATGCAATGTTTGTCTGGATCcaataatttactttttcatgtGTAGATCATTCTCCCGAAGGCTGTTCAGAAAATCAAATATGAGAACAAGGAGCGAGAGCATTAGGTCACTTCAGAGCGTCAGACGGTCAGAAGTGCGCATATACCATGAATACACCGATGTCTGA